The following nucleotide sequence is from Fusarium graminearum PH-1 chromosome 1, whole genome shotgun sequence.
GGGCCATCCGATCCTGTAATTATTATATGTTTATTCATGCCCAACTTTTCCGACATTACTCTTTTTACCTATATCTACTTCGGGCTATCATTTTCAACGATCGATGTAAACataatcttcttgatcttcgaCAGGCATTCAATTGACTTAATCCTGCCATGCGAATACATTCATATGACCAATTTTACATTTCTTCCACAATGATTTTGTTGAGGCGCCACATATGATATCCTTGAAGCACGTGTGTTCACACTCATATTTTTTATTTTGTTTTCGCTCGCTGAGACTAGTTATACCATGATCCATGCACATACTCTGTAGATTCCCCAGGTAAGTAATAAGGTAATCGCTACAAGACGGTTACCGAACTTGGTAGGTTTATCGTCATGAATAGCATAAACGCTGATCCTCTCGCGAACTCTGACTAAAAAAGCTATACCCATATCGTTTCGTACCTTGTACTTTCATACCCAGGTCCCTTATCCTACACACAGTGTCGAACGCCGTCATAATACGTACACGCCAGTATTAAAAACCTAAAACATGCCATACCACGCATATCCttactttttcttctctttctcttcttcctcggctaACCTGAGGGCCTCTTCCAaggcctcctcctcatcctcgtcgaaCTCGACATCGTTCTCTTTGTTTTCCTCGACtttcttgacagcctcggGCTTGGACTTCTCAAtggcctcagccttcttctcagctaccttggcctcgttggCATCAGACTCTTTGATAGGGGCCTTGGTAGACGTGCCAGGTCCCAGAGCCCAGTCAACCTCTCCATCGGGTCCGTATCGCGATACGAGCCAGTCATTGGCCTTCTTGAAATGGTTGCAGTCGAAGAAACCACGGGATGCGCTGAGAGGGCTAGGGTGGACACTCTGCAGCACGAGATGCTTGACACGGTCAATCTTTTGCACTCGCTTGCCAGCTGGCGTTCCCCAAGCCATGAACACCACGCCccttgtcctcttctgtGCAATGATATCGATGACCTTTTGCGTAAGCCTTTCCCAGCCTCTGTTGGAGTGAGAGTTGGCCTCGTGAGCTCGGACTGTGAGGCAGGTGTTCAACATGAGGACACCACGTTCTGCCCAGGGAGTGAGGAGACCTCCGCGGTTCGCCGGTGGCTCGAATGTGGGGTagtccttcttgagagcaaTGTACATGTTCTTGAGAGAGGGCGGTGCGGGAGTCGGAGGACGAACGGAGAATGCCAATCCGTGAGCTTGGTTATCGTTGTGGTAGGGATCTTGGCCAACgatgacgactt
It contains:
- a CDS encoding uracil-DNA glycosylase; amino-acid sequence: MSALKRKAGASAGNDSKKTKADGNIASFFAAAPKPAAGTVSASASAPAARFDKTKWVDSLKPEQKELLQLEIDTLDESWLAHLKDELVSKEFLDLKRFLDREITSGRKVFPPRDDIYSWSRHTPFSNVKVVIVGQDPYHNDNQAHGLAFSVRPPTPAPPSLKNMYIALKKDYPTFEPPANRGGLLTPWAERGVLMLNTCLTVRAHEANSHSNRGWERLTQKVIDIIAQKRTRGVVFMAWGTPAGKRVQKIDRVKHLVLQSVHPSPLSASRGFFDCNHFKKANDWLVSRYGPDGEVDWALGPGTSTKAPIKESDANEAKVAEKKAEAIEKSKPEAVKKVEENKENDVEFDEDEEEALEEALRLAEEEEKEKKK